A single window of Leishmania panamensis strain MHOM/PA/94/PSC-1 chromosome 35 sequence DNA harbors:
- a CDS encoding tRNA pseudouridine synthase A, putative (TriTrypDB/GeneDB-style sysID: LpmP.35.1710), translated as MVDVERYFPRAVAHLKAVPASAEAAEASRTRRWHAATHEVNTDGIVTPAKRAERERRESGLGSFFDEGSLDVRGGIADKLKSGAYGSTRDTVERASPDILKLTGGNARRHGGLCLSTESNAAPADQTIEGDRGDVGAYREFGDTPVQLTDMLRERLMELKAEKLREERSETFLPQRLCHRSASELLMLAEHGEASAVEARNRVTKQQPNPLALQRKAEPSRSGAAATTTLADLAPQKEEETALPGDAARDSLLRATCNRPILQDGVSPAQVASAMQVLAGTDDSVPGASQHDLLRRLAAIAAHTGRCASAMRSGDGAGVSAEGEERPGFVHLLRTLPRAGFCSRREAAVIIASGQVRVNNVMERNPFRLVEAQDDVHVAGHQSRLRFAPPRLWMYNKPANVIVSRNDVAGRTLITKHARILGMDHLVPVGSLPMRAHGILLLTNDGELSRFLESPKSMVQRTYMLRVRPAFGPVLVHKLNTEGIQINGRRYRNTEFFVNPATKSRYSVKVKVRGESMPIAHLMQHLGRTVERGGRISFGPFALSNLAVGSVREVTIPPFYSQHLGAAWQPFVERDWPYFRRQRVSRLRRLCQHRELTPKELEELDNYTYEEVKDVLDLESSELQALAEQRAQQLRHASHLGEELLPLPGEFPSGSCRGSVGDVAVDDVATPFAEVDEEVGEDAIVEDIASLR; from the coding sequence ATGGTTGATGTGGAGCGGTACTTTCCCCGTGCGGTGGCGCACCTTAAAGCTGTTCCAGCGTCCGCAGAGGCCGCCGAGGCAAGTCGCACTCGCCGCTGGCACGCGGCAACGCATGAGGTTAACACCGACGGAATCGTGACGCCAGCGAAGCgcgcggagagggagcggcGGGAGAGTGGACTCGGGTCCTTTTTTGACGAGGGCAGCCTTGACGTGCGTGGCGGGATCGCGGACAAGCTAAAAAGTGGTGCGTACGGTAGCACCCGCGACACGGTGGAGCGCGCCTCCCCAGACATCCTCAAGCTCACCGGCGGCAATGCACGTCGTCACGGTGGGCTGTGCTTATCTACGGAGAGCAACGCGGCACCGGCTGACCAAACAATCGAGGGTGACCGTGGCGACGTGGGGGCGTATCGCGAGTTTGGAGACACCCCAGTGCAGCTGACCGACATGCTGCGAGAGCGGCTGATGGAGCTcaaggcggagaagctgcggGAGGAGCGCAGTGAGACGTTTCTGCCACAGCGCCTTTGCCACCGCTCTGCCAGCGAGCTTCTAATGCTGGCGGAGCACGGAGAAGcctcggcggtggaggcTCGCAATCGCGTTacaaagcagcagccgaaCCCCCTCGCTTTGCAGCGCAAAGCCGAACCGTcgcgcagtggcgcagccgccaccaccaccttggCAGATCTGGCGCCccagaaagaggaggagacagcgCTGCCGGGCGACGCGGCGCGAGACAGCCTGCTGCGTGCGACCTGCAACAGGCCCATTCTGCAAGATGGGGTGTCACCTGCTCAGGTTGCCAGTGCAATGCAGGTCCTGGCCGGCACTGACGACTCCGTGCCGGGCGCCTCTCAGCACGACTTACTGCGTCGCTTGGCCGCTATCGCCGCCCACACCGGTCGTTGCGCCTCAGCTATGAGGTCGGGTGACGGCGCAGGTGTCTCGGCCGAAGGGGAAGAGCGTCCTGGGTttgtgcacctcctgcgcaccCTACCTCGGGCCGGCTTTTGCAGTCGGCGCGAGGCGGCCGTCATCATCGCGAGTGGGCAGGTGCGTGTCAACAACGTAATGGAGCGCAACCCATTCCGTCTGGTGGAGGCACAGGATGACGTGCATGTTGCTGGTCACCAGTCCCGCCTGCGctttgcgccgccgcggctgtggATGTACAACAAGCCAGCAAACGTTATCGTTTCCCGAAACGACGTGGCGGGCCGCACGCTCATCACGAAGCACGCGCGCATTCTTGGCATGGATCACCTGGTCCCTGTTGGCTCGCTGCCCATGCGCGCTCAcggcatcctcctcctcacgaACGACGGTGAGCTTTCGCGCTTCTTGGAGAGCCCCAAGTCGATGGTGCAGCGGACCTACATGCTGCGGGTTCGGCCAGCGTTTGGCCCCGTCCTTGTGCACAAGCTGAACACGGAGGGCATTCAAATCAACGGGCGTCGCTATCGAAACACAGAGTTCTTTGTCAACCCTGCCACTAAGTCGCGCTACTCCGTTAAGGTGAAGGTGCGTGGCGAATCGATGCCGATCGCGCACTTGATGCAGCATCTTGGCCGCACGGTGGAGCGGGGCGGCCGCATCTCATTCGGACCTTTTGCTCTATCCAACCTCGCTGTTGGCTCCGTTCGCGAGGTGACCATCCCACCGTTCTACTCGCAGCACCTTGGCGCTGCCTGGCAACCCTTCGTTGAGCGCGATTGGCCCTACTTTCGTCGCCAGCGAGTTTCGCGGCTTCGCAGATTGTGCCAACATCGCGAACTCACGCcgaaggagctggaggagctcgacAATTACACCTACGAAGAGGTCAAAGATGTGCTGGATTTGGAATCGAGCGAACTTCAGGCGCTCGCGGAGCAGCGAGCACAACAGCTGCGACACGCGAGTCACCTAGGTGAGGAACTCCTTCCGCTTCCAGGCGAGTTCCCCAGCGGATCGTGCCGCGGGAGTGTGGGGGATGTGGCCGTCGACGACGTGGCTACCCCTTTTGCGGAAGTCGATGAGGAGGTAGGCGAGGACGCGATTGTGGAGGATATTGCTTCCCTTCGCTGA
- a CDS encoding hypothetical protein (TriTrypDB/GeneDB-style sysID: LpmP.35.1730), translated as MHRYLQRTVPVAAVPLNMSSSLSAEFTTADAAPLLESRFLHRLRAELYRKERAEELRADTAKRVIKAALSHWVQARRLLHRHLSLYSSVKSACEFNPLRAAELDAALCSIQASLRMYGSHRLVEARRAKLLQQTAVRVLERAWRRTPHYAASIRHINDRHMREVLCRQETVERRDLLLRHLLFMVRCHQTFFNDPRMWDAGVAIRRIPLYTQHGLLSTEGSSMTWGTAVPLLPLPRVIVNSVAPCGDAVAQEEQATASPRRPETSLLSVTDNANGSTSAWGSPVQSRPSLLANVGSSSYAGKEEGDGRLDIDEALRLCEYRLVFSPEERQLLEEVKASLLHPTSPLFSSDAEVRRAAHATAGLMKSDVGALTASPGELQVASAESAVNTDSSLSYAAAFASALTFIRRPRIFDASRRCTVQHLRDIRSNTLEMQQQLRAHGYVSAALVAPFLRFGLHYQGLARGDTDLSCFTTTAGMRTCRPLVAGRVACAATELRRCLVGAVQGLGGTADSVLPVVLEEQKCHLQAVARMARQRPLLKGMATSTPSELRAAPTAGLMRDGFANPATEALCNGPAKHTQRLGVADLARASSHTASRRGSAVTIALVAEGSRRLTTSTDVVGPYWRGFLFAKGVDAFVTAARKQGEAPGKADAAYQTDASSLSPPLPKRVGRGLESRLFPGASSFLLRDFTPSLMRCHPPIRAGPPPHDAATGAVALAIVPAGTSSSLLSMPTSTMTHPAEWWDAMERLLLQEYTDRTELLRNEAVQHSSIDALRRMTPPSVYESVAGA; from the coding sequence ATGCACCGGTACCTCCAGCGGACTGTCCCTGTAGCAGCCGTACCCCTAAACATGTCTAGCAGCCTGAGCGCTGAATTTACAACTGCCGACGCCGCCCCTCTTTTAGAGTCTCGGTTCTTGCACCGCCTTCGTGCGGAGCTCTatcgaaaagagagagctgaGGAACTGCGTGCAGACACAGCCAAGCGGGTCATCAAAGCGGCCCTCAGTCACTGGGTGCAGGCGCGCCGGCTTCTCCACCGACATCTTTCCCTCTACAGTAGTGTGAAGTCAGCCTGCGAGTTCAATCCCCTTCGCGCCGCCGAGCTGGACGCGGCTCTCTGTTCCATTCAGGCTTCGCTGCGGATGTACGGGAGCCATCGCCTCGTCGAGGCGCGCCGCGCAAAGCTCCTTCAACAGACGGCCGTTCGTGTACTCGAGCGAGCGTGGCGGAGGACCCCGCACTACGCTGCGTCGATTCGGCATATCAACGACCGACACATGCGTGAGGTGCTGTGCCGCCAGGAGACTGTGGAGCGTCGCGATCTGCTGTTGCGGCATCTTCTCTTCATGGTCCGTTGCCACCAGACATTCTTCAATGACCCACGCATGTGGGATGCTGGGGTGGCAATTCGGCGCATCCCTCTGTACACGCAGCACGGCCTGTTGTCAACTGAGGGGTCGAGCATGACCTGGGGTACTGCAGTGCCCTTGTTACCATTGCCGAGAGTCATAGTAAACTCAGTTGCGCcgtgcggcgacgctgttgcgcaggaggagcaggcgacTGCATCACCGCGGCGACCGGAGACGTCACTGCTCTCTGTGACTGACAACGCCAACGGAAGCACCAGTGCCTGGGGCTCACCAGTGCAATCGCGCCCGAGCCTTTTAGCAAACGTCGGTAGCAGCTCGTATGCTggcaaagaggagggcgacggcCGTCTTGACATCGATGAAgctctgcgcctgtgcgagTACCGCCTCGTGTTTTCGccggaggagcggcagcttcTCGAGGAAGTGAAGGCGTCGTTACTACACCCTACCTCGCCCctcttcagcagcgatgcagaggTGCGACGTGCAGCACACGCCACCGCTGGACTGATGAAGAGTGACGTGGGTGCACTTACCGCGTCTCCGGGCGAGCTACAGGTGGCCTCGGCTGAGTCTGCAGTCAATACTGACAGTTCGCTGAGCTACGCCGCAGCCTTCGCGTCGGCCTTGACGTTTATCCGACGGCCGCGTATTTTCGATGCGAGTCGGCGGTGCACTGTGCAGCACCTACGTGACATCCGCAGTAATACCctggagatgcagcagcagctgcgcgcgcacggCTACGTCTCTGCCGCGCTCGTAGCACCGTTTCTGAGATTTGGACTCCACTACCAAGGGCTGGCACGAGGGGACACCGACTTGTCCTGCTTTACCACCACTGCAGGCATGAGAACGTGCAGGCCGCTGGTGGCCGGCCGCGTCGCGTGCGCTGCGACTGAGCTGCGTCGGTGCCTCGTAGGAGCGGTGCAAGGCCTCGGCGGCACGGCCGACTCTGTGCTGCCTGTGGTATTGGAGGAGCAAAAGTGTCATCTTCAGGCTGTCGCGCGCATGGCGCGTCAGAGGCCACTACTGAAGGGCATGGCCACGTCAACGCCGTcggagctgcgcgcagctccgACGGCGGGACTCATGCGCGACGGTTTCGCGAATCCTGCGACTGAGGCGCTCTGCAATGGTCCTGCGAAGCATACGCAGCGCCTTGGCGTTGCCGATCTCGCGCGTGCGTCGTCACACACGGCGTCACGGCGGGGGAGCGCGGTGACCATCGCCCTGGTTGCCGAGGGGAGTCGGCGGCTGACGACCAGTACAGATGTCGTCGGCCCCTACTGGCGAGGGTTTCTCTTCGCCAAGGGAGTCGATGCGTTTGTGACCGCCGCTCGCAAGCAGGGCGAAGCGCCTGGTAAAGCCGACGCGGCGTACCAGACTGAcgcctcgtcgctgtcaccaccactgccgaaGCGGGTGGGACGCGGTCTCGAATCGCGCCTTTTCCCTGGTGCCTCATCGTTTCTCTTACGGGATTTCACGCCGTCGTTAATGCGATGCCACCCACCCATTCGCGCTGGTCCGCCGCCTCACGATGCCGCCACcggtgctgttgctcttgCCATCGTGCCTGCAGGAACCTCGTCGTCTCTGCTGTCGATGCCCACGTCCACAATGACGCATCCCGCGGAATGGTGGGATGCCATGGAGCGGTTGCTCCTGCAAGAGTACACGGACCGCACAGAGCTCTTGAGAAAtgaggcagtgcagcacagctCCATCGATGCACTGCGTCGCATGACCCCTCCATCTGTGTATGAGTCTGTCGCGGGGGCATAG
- a CDS encoding proteasome beta 5 subunit, putative (TriTrypDB/GeneDB-style sysID: LpmP.35.1700), with product MFTDFESIMTSNFTLEDCPHIGPFTYHNINEDTLDEPLSLCSYRRAPQQTTKGSPASCDAVTADPLDSSRHLHGENRCWTLTASCPVPRAIPKIDMKKGTTTLAFRFDGGIIVAVDSRASTGQYIASQTVLKVLEINDYLLGTLAGGAADCQYWERVLGMECRLWELRNGSRISVAAASKILANITYAYRNHGLSMGTMVAGWDQFGPSLYYVDDKGSRVKQDLFSVGSGSIYAYGVLDTGYRKDLSVEDACDLARRSIFHATYRDGASGGIVTVYHIHANGWTKISRDDQTKLYDRYFPSK from the coding sequence ATGTTCACTGATTTCGAGTCTATCATGACGTCCAACTTCACGTTGGAGGACTGCCCACACATCGGCCCCTTCACGTACCACAACATAAATGAGGACACGCTAGACGAACCGCTGTCGTTGTGCTCCTACCGACGCGCTCCACAGCAGACCACCAAAGGGTCTCCAGCCTCCTGTGATGCCGTTACGGCCGACCCGCTCGACTCCAGCCGCCACCTGCACGGTGAGAACCGCTGCTGGACGCTGACGGCATCGTGCCCAGTGCCGAGGGCAATCCCAAAGATTGACATGAAGAAAGGTACGACGACCCTCGCCTTCCGCTTCGACGGTGGTATCATCGTTGCCGTCGACTCGCGTGCGTCAACAGGCCAGTACATTGCATCCCAGACGGTGCTGAAGGTCCTGGAGATCAACGACTACCTACTCGGTACGCTtgctggtggtgcagctgatTGCCAGTACTGGGAGCGCGTGCTCGGTATGGAGTGCCGTCTGTGggagctgcgcaacggcAGCCGCATCAGtgtcgcggcggcgagcaAGATTCTGGCGAACATCACATATGCCTACCGCAACCACGGACTCTCGATGGGCACGATGGTGGCCGGCTGGGATCAGTTTGGTCCCTCGCTCTACTACGTGGATGACAAGGGCTCTCGCGTGAAGCAGGACCTTTTCAGTGTTGGTTCCGGCTCCATTTACGCGTACGGTGTGCTTGACACAGGCTACCGCAAGGACCTTTCTGTCGAGGATGCGTGTGACCTGGCGCGCCGCTCTATCTTCCACGCGACGTACCGCGATGGCGCCTCTGGCGGCATCGTGACGGTGTACCACATCCACGCGAACGGCTGGACTAAGATCTCACGCGATGACCAGACGAAGCTCTACGACCGCTACTTCCCCTCCAAATAG
- a CDS encoding hypothetical protein (TriTrypDB/GeneDB-style sysID: LpmP.35.1720), with translation MACTVPSSYTGESVRGTIYRLYGQCPNVPLSILHATVPPVTASLLQQRADVFDAILDCIHDELYTSSSAIDRDVATCSSVITDHWLLSVPESLRCDEKAVVNYLGMLVAIDFCHWAEVPCNGRRCATARVGEEVTGFGGFYAAVEPPSGDSGLMNRGTTATAAVAELFTEPSNTAPTELGAPPTVVTATATLLRGSAAMMYLLRRAVEVHHLPWFHPDFLQCFRGDTAAAMSALSVCFIGCREDGVTPLWMPCTRERVELLLSLADAFVSRRTSYYAFLRECDGFIFAPDAAAAAKASCGFVPALVRFHPRYCDFVRVPVEGPGCLSVNAGEAASRVRILPVLKLSQLTALAIEQALTALWRYQAANSPSSTSRISIAPPSAPADSWLADRAACVAHAGLESSTTGLHSSLSGVFVDSAKLSICCDYQIPKALRAAGLLLYDDYLACLVDRHVLLLPGSVEEVSIRVATLIAAERLLEFLNTPVQKQALLARGAGAAAAEVPGAAVQLPEKKSCNVMHLDYALWYVGRYMLPRKARHHLCRTIMY, from the coding sequence ATGGCCTGCACCGTGCCCTCCTCTTACACGGGTGAGTCTGTGCGCGGCACCATTTACCGTCTCTACGGCCAGTGCCCTAATGTGCCTCTCAGCATTCTGCATGCCACCGTGCCACCAGTGACGGCAAgtctcctccagcagcgcgcggACGTTTTCGACGCCATTCTCGACTGCATCCACGACGAGCTGTACACCAGCAGCTCAGCAATTGACAGAGATGTGGCAACGTGCTCTTCCGTGATAACTGACCACTGGTTGCTGAGCGTGCCCGAGTCGCTGCGGTGTGATGAGAAGGCGGTGGTAAACTACCTTGGAATGCTCGTAGCAATCGACTTCTGCCATTGGGCAGAGGTGCCGTGCAACGGTCGCAGATGCGCCACTGCCCGCGTaggagaggaggtgacaGGGTTCGGAGGGTTTTACGCCGCCGTTGAGCCGCCAAGTGGGGATTCGGGGTTGATGAACAGGGGCACgaccgccactgctgcggtcGCAGAGCTCTTCACCGAGCCGTCGAACACAGCCCCAACGGAACTCGGCGCACCTCCAACGGTCGTCACTGCCACTGCGACGCTGTTACGTGGATCTGCAGCCATGATGtacctcctccgccgtgcTGTGGAGGTGCACCACCTTCCGTGGTTTCATCCAGACTTTCTCCAGTGCTTTCGGGGAGACACGGCGGCCGCAATGAGTGCGCTGAGTGTGTGCTTCATCGGGTGCAGAGAGGACGGCGTTACCCCGCTGTGGATGCCGTGCACCCGCGAGCGcgtcgagctgctgctgtccctTGCCGACGCATTTGTCTCACGTCGAACGTCTTACTATGCATTTCTTCGCGAATGTGATGGCTTTATTTTCGCGcctgacgcagcagcggccgccaaGGCATCTTGTGGATTTGTTCCCGCACTCGTGCGCTTTCACCCGCGCTACTGTgactttgtgcgtgtgcctgttgAAGGCCCTGGCTGCCTTAGCGTAAATGCCGGCGAGGCCGCCTCAAGGGTGCGGATTCTGCCGGTGTTGAAGCTCAGTCAGCTGACCGCGTTGGCGATAGAGCAAGCGCTGACGGCGTTGTGGCGGTACCAGGCTGCCAACAGCCCTTCTTCAACATCGCGTATATCTATCGCTCCACCTTCCGCCCCCGCGGACTCGTGGCTAGCAGATCGAGCCGCTTGCGTGGCGCATGCCGGTTTAGAGTCCAGCACGACGGGGTTGCACTCGTCCCTCTCGGGTGTTTTCGTTGATAGCGCAAAGCTCAGCATCTGCTGCGATTATCAAATTCccaaggcgctgcgcgcAGCAGGGCTGCTCCTGTACGACGACTACCTCGCTTGCCTTGTGGACCGGCACGTCCTCCTATTGCCGGGCTCGGTAGAGGAGGTGTCAATCCGCGTGGCAACCTTGATCGCCGCGGAGCGTCTCTTGGAGTTTCTCAACACCCCAGTGCAGAAGCAGGCGTTGCTTGCAAGgggcgctggcgcggcggcagcagaggtgcCAGGGGCCGCGGTGCAGCTACCAGAGAAGAAGTCGTGCAACGTGATGCATCTCGACTACGCCTTGTGGTACGTGGGGCGCTATATGCTTCCGAGAAAGGCGCGCCATCATCTTTGCCGCACCATCATGTACTGA
- the HEXBP gene encoding universal minicircle sequence binding protein (UMSBP), putative (TriTrypDB/GeneDB-style sysID: LpmP.35.1690): MSETEDVKRPRTESGTGCRNCGKEGHYARECPEADAKGDERSTTCFRCGEAGHMSRECPNEAKSGAAGAMACFRCGEAGHMSRDCPNSAKPGAAKGFECYKCGQEGHLSRDCPSSQGGGRGGYGQKRGRNGAQGGYGGDRTCYKCGESGHISRDCPSSQGGYSGAGDRTCYKCGKPGHMSRECPEAGGSYGGSRGGGDRTCYKCGKPGHMSRECPEAGGSYGGSRGGGDRTCYKCGDAGHISRDCPSS, translated from the coding sequence ATGTCCGAAACCGAAGACGTCAAGCGTCCGCGCACCGAGAGCGGCACGGGCTGCCGCAACTGTGGTAAAGAGGGTCACTACGCCCGCGAGTGCCCCGAGGCTGATGCCAAGGGTGACGAGCGCAGCACGACGTGTTTCCGCTGCGGCGAGGCGGGCCACATGAGCCGCGAGTGCCCGAACGAAGCCAAGTCTGGTGCGGCTGGAGCCATGGCGTGCTTCCGCTGCGGCGAGGCTGGTCATATGAGCCGCGACTGTCCCAACTCCGCAAAGCCGGGTGCTGCCAAGGGCTTCGAGTGCTACAAGTGCGGCCAGGAGGGTCACCTCAGCCGTGACTGCCCTAGCAGCCAAGGCGGAGGCCGCGGCGGGTACGGCCAGAAGCGCGGCCGCAACGGCGCTCAGGGCGGCTATGGTGGCGATCGCACGTGCTACAAGTGTGGCGAGTCGGGCCACATCAGCCGTGACTGCCCCAGCAGCCAGGGCGGGTACAGCGGCGCGGGCGACCGCACGTGCTACAAGTGCGGCAAGCCAGGCCACATGAGTCGCGAGTGCCCGGAGGCCGGTGGCAGCTATGGCGGCtctcgcggcggtggcgaccgCACGTGCTACAAGTGCGGCAAGCCAGGCCACATGAGCCGCGAGTGCCCGGAGGCCGGTGGCAGCTATGGCGGCtctcgcggcggtggcgaccgCACGTGCTACAAGTGCGGTGACGCTGGCCACATCAGCCGTGACTGCCCCAGCAGCTAA
- a CDS encoding poly-zinc finger protein 2, putative (TriTrypDB/GeneDB-style sysID: LpmP.35.1680) gives MVCYRCGGVGHQSRECTSAADSAPCFRCGQPGHVAKECLSTISAEEAPCFFCRKAGHRARECPEAPPKSETVMCYNCSQKGHIASECTNNPHCYLCNEDGHVGRSCPAAPKRSAADKTCRKCGKKGHLRKDCPEA, from the coding sequence ATGGTTTGCTatcgctgcggtggtgttggTCACCAGAGCCGCGAGTGCACGTCCGCGGCGGACTCTGCACCGTGCTTCCGCTGTGGCCAGCCCGGCCACGTTGCCAAAGAGTGCCTGAGCACGATCTCGGCTGAGGAGGCGCCTTGCTTCTTCTGCCGCAAGGCGGGCCACCGTGCACGCGAGTGCCCGGAAGCGCCGCCAAAGTCCGAGACGGTGATGTGCTACAACTGCTCGCAGAAGGGTCACATCGCGAGCGAGTGCACCAACAATCCACACTGCTACCTGTGCAACGAGGATGGTCATGTTGGTCGCTCGTGCCCGGCGGCGCCGAAGCGCTCGGCTGCGGACAAGACGTGCCGCAAGTGCGGCAAGAAGGGTCACCTCCGCAAAGACTGCCCCGAGGCCTAA
- a CDS encoding hypothetical protein (TriTrypDB/GeneDB-style sysID: LpmP.35.1740), translating to MSSFCSSTAATSADAAPAQEDVPEVRRVDSLYSPHDVCEAAVDYVLRNVNTIQYMIQSIEEITGKPFLRDRIKCLPLAPRNGAPCVSTRGLTPDRVYAGYIWRSGRSDCQVKDVVLLEDHVARLFSTKHAATFLKKEKGDNECTSLSPSTSRTAAAAASSPSTTASPPQLERLLVESQLPVLEQVERSIRHELVHAFDDARGAIEYTDCMHQACSEIRAARLSGDCFVGQEMRKGRFNFFEGGQKCVRRRAVIAVDRNPVCRGFSERAVDTVFRKCYSDYEPFAAPIYSLGSYGHAQFANGTLKP from the coding sequence ATGAGCTCCTTCTGTTCTTCCACCGCCGCAACCAGTGCTgatgcagcgccggcgcaggAAGACGTACCAGAAGTACGACGTGTCGACTCGCTCTACAGCCCGCACGATGTCTGCGAGGCGGCTGTAGACTACGTGCTGCGCAACGTGAACACGATTCAATACATGATTCAGAGCATCGAAGAGATCACAGGCAAGCCCTTCCTGCGCGATCGCATTAAGTGCCTGCCCCTCGCTCCGCGTAATGGGGCCCCTTGTGTCTCCACGAGGGGGCTTACCCCAGATCGCGTGTATGCAGGCTATATCTGGCGTAGTGGCCGCTCCGACTGCCAGGTCAAAGATGTCGTACTGCTGGAGGATCACGTTGCCCGCCTTTTTAGCACGAAGCACGCAGCGACCTTCTtaaagaaggaaaagggggacaACGAGTGCACGTCGTTGTCACCGTCAACATCGagaactgctgctgcggcggcatctTCGCCATCCACAACCGCCTCACCACCTCAGCTGGAGCGCCTTCTTGTGGAATcgcagctgccggtgctggagCAGGTGGAACGCAGCATACGCCATGAGCTTGTTCATGCCTTTGACGATGCTCGAGGCGCGATTGAATACACCGACTGCATGCATCAGGCCTGCAGCGAGATTCGCGCGGCACGCCTGAGCGGTGACTGTTTCGTTGGTCAAGAGATGCGAAAGGGGCGCTTTAACTTCTTTGAGGGTGGGCAGAAATGcgttcgccgccgcgctgtcaTTGCGGTCGATCGCAATCCAGTGTGTCGTGGCTTCTCTGAGCGCGCAGTGGACACAGTATTTCGGAAGTGCTACTCGGACTACGAACCTTTCGCAGCGCCCATCTATTCCCTCGGGAGCTACGGCCACGCCCAGTTTGCTAATGGCACGCTGAAGCCGTGA